A part of Armatimonadota bacterium genomic DNA contains:
- the ilvD gene encoding dihydroxy-acid dehydratase yields the protein MSKPFDPRQKSRTITEGADKTANRAMLRAMGLGDKDMTQSWVGVATVWSESTPCNVNLDAQGIRIAEEVTKRGATTRRFNTISVADGIAMGHEGMRASLVSREVIADSVELMMRGHCYDALVGVAGCDKSLPGMLMVMARLDVPSIFLYGGTILPGRLHGKDVTIQDAFEAAGAYAAGTIDSKELHAVECAVCPGAGACGGQYTANTMACVAEALGMALPGSSSPPAEDPDGKRDEFFGRIGDAMMNLLENGILPSQIITRKSLENAVMVGAATGGSTNIALHLPAIANELGISLTLKDIHEISQRTPILADLRPGGKYVMLDLHKAGGVPAVLKALLDAGCLHGDCMTVTGKTMAENLKDVVVPTDQLVVRTKDNAVSPTGGLVAVFGNLATQGGVIKTAGVKKLAHTGPAKVFDSEQEAMAAVQARRIEKGDVVVIRNEGPKGGPGMREMLGVTAAIVGQGLGNDVALLTDGRFSGATKGLMVGHVCPEASEGGTIALVQDGDSITVDAEKFELTVHVSDEVLAERKKDWKPLAPRYTKGALAKFARTVGPACDGAVTH from the coding sequence ATGAGCAAACCATTCGATCCCCGCCAAAAATCTCGAACCATCACCGAAGGCGCCGATAAGACGGCCAACCGAGCCATGCTCCGCGCCATGGGGCTGGGCGACAAGGACATGACCCAGTCGTGGGTCGGTGTCGCGACCGTGTGGAGCGAGAGCACGCCGTGCAACGTAAACCTGGACGCCCAGGGGATTCGGATCGCGGAGGAGGTTACCAAGCGGGGGGCGACAACCCGGCGATTTAACACGATTTCGGTCGCCGACGGCATCGCGATGGGGCATGAGGGCATGCGCGCCTCGCTGGTCAGCCGTGAAGTCATCGCCGACTCGGTGGAGTTGATGATGCGGGGCCACTGTTACGACGCGCTCGTCGGCGTGGCGGGGTGTGATAAGAGCTTGCCGGGCATGCTGATGGTGATGGCGCGGCTCGATGTGCCGTCGATCTTCCTCTACGGTGGAACGATCCTTCCTGGTCGATTGCATGGTAAGGATGTCACGATTCAGGACGCATTTGAAGCCGCAGGAGCTTATGCGGCCGGAACGATCGATTCAAAGGAACTCCACGCGGTGGAGTGCGCGGTTTGCCCCGGAGCGGGCGCGTGCGGCGGTCAGTACACTGCCAACACGATGGCCTGCGTTGCCGAGGCGCTAGGGATGGCGTTGCCGGGTTCCTCGAGCCCCCCCGCCGAGGACCCGGATGGCAAGCGCGACGAGTTTTTTGGCCGCATTGGCGATGCGATGATGAACCTGCTGGAGAATGGCATCCTGCCCAGCCAGATCATCACGCGCAAGTCGCTGGAGAACGCGGTGATGGTCGGCGCGGCGACGGGCGGATCGACGAACATCGCCTTGCACCTTCCGGCGATCGCCAACGAGCTTGGCATTTCTCTGACGTTGAAGGACATCCACGAGATCAGTCAGCGAACGCCGATCCTGGCCGACCTGCGACCGGGCGGCAAGTACGTGATGTTGGACCTGCATAAGGCGGGCGGCGTTCCGGCGGTGCTGAAGGCGCTGTTGGATGCCGGATGCCTGCATGGCGACTGTATGACGGTGACGGGTAAGACGATGGCTGAGAACCTGAAAGACGTGGTGGTCCCGACCGACCAACTCGTGGTTCGGACGAAGGACAACGCGGTCTCGCCAACCGGGGGCCTGGTGGCCGTTTTTGGCAATTTGGCGACCCAGGGCGGAGTGATCAAGACGGCGGGCGTGAAGAAGCTAGCGCATACTGGCCCGGCGAAGGTTTTCGATTCCGAGCAGGAGGCGATGGCGGCGGTCCAGGCGCGCAGGATTGAGAAGGGCGACGTTGTGGTGATTCGAAACGAAGGTCCGAAGGGCGGTCCGGGAATGCGCGAAATGCTTGGCGTGACGGCGGCGATCGTGGGTCAGGGCCTGGGCAACGACGTGGCTCTGCTGACCGATGGGCGGTTCAGCGGCGCGACCAAGGGGCTGATGGTCGGGCACGTGTGCCCCGAGGCGTCCGAAGGCGGCACGATTGCGCTGGTTCAGGATGGCGACTCGATCACGGTCGATGCCGAGAAGTTCGAGCTAACCGTGCATGTTTCGGATGAAGTGTTGGCCGAGCGGAAGAAGGATTGGAAACCTTTGGCGCCGCGGTATACGAAGGGCGCGTTGGCGAAGTTTGCTCGGACGGTCGGACCGGCGTGCGATGGTGCGGTGACGCACTAG